The Sphingopyxis fribergensis genome contains a region encoding:
- a CDS encoding metallophosphoesterase, which produces MLIAQITDIHIGFDPDNPAEYNRKRLDEVLDVLIEGPNRPDLLLATGDLTDRGDEDSYRRLANAFSRCPFPVWPSVGNHDLRDNFHARFPGFDDGNGFVQYAIELPEMRLVTIDTLEEGRHGGAYCEQRATWLDAELAKDPAKPTYIVMHHPPVESGIEWMNTDPDEPWVGMFTDVVRRHSQVRGLICGHLHRSVTVAWEGRTVAICSSTAPQVSLDLRPIDENKPDDRPMIVAEDPAYALHRWNGRELVSFYDHAGAHTMLAKYDERLQPLVRELKAERPGQ; this is translated from the coding sequence ATGCTGATCGCACAGATCACAGATATCCATATCGGGTTCGATCCGGACAATCCGGCCGAATATAACCGCAAGCGCCTCGACGAGGTGCTCGACGTGCTGATTGAGGGTCCGAACCGGCCCGATTTGTTGCTCGCCACCGGCGACCTGACCGACCGCGGTGACGAGGACAGTTATCGCCGCCTAGCAAACGCCTTTTCACGCTGCCCCTTTCCGGTGTGGCCGAGCGTCGGCAACCATGATCTGCGCGACAATTTTCACGCCCGCTTTCCGGGTTTCGACGACGGCAACGGCTTTGTCCAATATGCGATCGAACTGCCCGAGATGCGGCTGGTGACGATCGACACTCTGGAGGAAGGGCGTCATGGCGGCGCTTATTGCGAGCAGCGCGCGACGTGGCTCGACGCCGAACTGGCGAAGGATCCGGCCAAGCCGACGTACATCGTGATGCACCACCCGCCGGTGGAAAGCGGGATCGAGTGGATGAACACCGATCCCGACGAACCTTGGGTCGGCATGTTCACCGACGTCGTGCGCCGGCATTCGCAGGTTCGCGGGCTGATTTGCGGGCATCTGCACCGCAGCGTCACCGTCGCGTGGGAAGGCCGCACCGTCGCAATCTGCTCGTCGACCGCGCCGCAGGTGTCACTCGACCTTCGGCCCATCGACGAGAACAAGCCCGACGACCGCCCGATGATCGTCGCCGAAGATCCCGCCTATGCGCTCCACCGCTGGAACGGGCGCGAGCTCGTCAGCTTTTACGATCATGCCGGGGCGCACACGATGCTTGCCAAATATGACGAGCGGCTGCAGCCGCTGGTGCGCGAGTTGAAGGCCGAGCGGCCGGGTCAGTAA
- a CDS encoding D-2-hydroxyacid dehydrogenase yields MPKTVTVLSGLIRPLLENSLPDWIEPRFFASKEEALELAPYAEIGWFDMYDKRDMSAIITAATNLKWLNSIYAGVDGMPLDLLHQRGTIVTNGAGINAITIAEYVVMGMLTVAKGYRDVVRAQERREWLMDSPGKIELFGSKALLLGYGAIGKLIEERLKAFAVDVTVVRRSPGPNTLTPDQWRASLSDFDWVILAVPATPETDGMIGATELAAMKPTATLINIARGSVVDQDALVTALNEQQIASAFLDVTTPEPLPADDPLWSLDNAHITMHLSGRAQDQMFVRSAQRFLENLDRWKKGEAVDPRVDLTLGY; encoded by the coding sequence ATGCCAAAAACAGTCACCGTCCTTTCGGGCCTCATCCGTCCGCTCCTCGAAAACAGCCTTCCCGACTGGATCGAACCGCGCTTCTTCGCGTCGAAGGAAGAGGCGCTCGAACTCGCGCCCTACGCCGAAATTGGCTGGTTCGACATGTACGACAAGCGCGACATGTCGGCGATCATCACCGCCGCGACGAACCTCAAATGGCTGAACTCGATCTATGCCGGGGTCGACGGCATGCCGCTCGACCTGCTCCACCAGCGCGGCACGATCGTGACCAATGGCGCCGGGATCAACGCGATCACCATCGCCGAATATGTCGTGATGGGCATGCTGACCGTCGCCAAAGGCTATCGCGACGTCGTCCGCGCGCAGGAGCGCCGCGAATGGCTGATGGATTCGCCGGGCAAGATCGAGCTGTTCGGGTCGAAGGCGCTGCTGCTCGGCTATGGCGCGATCGGCAAGCTGATCGAGGAAAGGCTGAAGGCGTTCGCGGTCGACGTCACCGTGGTGCGGCGCTCGCCGGGGCCGAACACGCTGACCCCTGACCAGTGGCGCGCCAGCTTAAGCGATTTCGACTGGGTGATCCTCGCGGTCCCCGCGACCCCCGAAACCGACGGCATGATCGGCGCCACCGAACTCGCGGCGATGAAGCCGACTGCGACGCTGATCAACATCGCGCGCGGCAGCGTCGTCGATCAGGACGCGCTCGTCACCGCGTTGAATGAACAGCAGATCGCCTCGGCCTTCCTCGACGTCACGACCCCCGAACCGCTCCCCGCCGACGACCCGTTGTGGAGCCTCGACAACGCGCATATCACCATGCACCTGTCGGGCCGCGCACAGGACCAGATGTTCGTCCGTTCGGCGCAGCGCTTTCTCGAAAACCTCGATCGCTGGAAAAAGGGCGAAGCCGTCGATCCGCGCGTGGACCTGACGCTGGGTTACTGA
- a CDS encoding cysteine--tRNA ligase yields MIDASASPLMLFNSLTRSLETFEPVHPGVPGDPANPPEARVYSCGPTVYNFQHIGNMRAYVFADTLGRTLKFKDYKLRHIINITDVGHLTSDADVGDDKMEKAAAQQGKTAWDVAAFYTAEFKRDLNWLNVRDPAKWTVATDYVARMIEFAKRIADTHCYELDSGLYFDVSTVADYGRLARAVTDDGEGRIDEVEGKRHAADFAIWRKTPVGETRQMEWDSPWGRGAPGWHLECSVMGEAELGMPFDIHTGGIDHREIHHPNEIAQNQAYRGCGGLDCAEHSGARMWMHNNFLIDRGGKMSKSTGEFLRLQLLVDRGYHPLAYRLMCLQAHYRSELEFSWEGLGAAFTRLKRMYKTVEKRKSEQFELTGTPVDDPALFEPIPRDKWHETEILGYLQDFDVAMSDDLNTPKALLTLDTVLQDPSIDNGLRWHIVATLDQVLGLDILRRSQKSLRVRPKAATITVEEIDMLIRRRKDARDAKDFAASDKLRDTLTAAGVEVMDGDPLGWDWRLEG; encoded by the coding sequence ATGATCGACGCCTCTGCCTCCCCGCTCATGCTGTTCAACAGCCTGACGCGCAGCCTCGAAACATTCGAGCCCGTCCATCCCGGCGTTCCCGGTGATCCGGCGAACCCGCCGGAGGCGCGCGTCTATTCGTGCGGACCGACGGTGTATAATTTCCAACACATCGGCAATATGCGCGCCTATGTCTTTGCCGACACACTGGGTCGCACGCTAAAGTTCAAGGACTATAAGCTGCGCCACATCATCAACATCACCGACGTCGGGCACCTGACCTCGGATGCCGATGTCGGCGACGACAAGATGGAGAAGGCGGCGGCGCAGCAAGGCAAGACTGCATGGGACGTAGCCGCCTTTTACACCGCCGAATTCAAGCGCGACCTCAATTGGCTGAACGTCCGCGATCCCGCAAAATGGACCGTCGCGACTGACTATGTCGCCCGGATGATCGAGTTCGCGAAACGCATCGCCGACACGCATTGCTACGAACTCGATAGCGGACTGTATTTCGACGTATCGACGGTGGCCGACTATGGGCGGCTGGCCCGCGCCGTCACCGATGATGGCGAAGGCCGAATCGACGAAGTCGAAGGCAAGCGCCACGCCGCCGACTTCGCCATCTGGCGCAAGACACCGGTCGGCGAGACGCGCCAGATGGAATGGGATTCCCCCTGGGGTCGCGGCGCGCCCGGCTGGCACCTCGAATGTTCGGTGATGGGCGAGGCCGAACTCGGCATGCCGTTCGACATCCACACCGGCGGGATCGACCATCGCGAGATCCATCACCCAAACGAGATCGCGCAGAACCAGGCGTATCGCGGTTGTGGCGGGCTCGATTGCGCTGAACATTCGGGCGCCCGGATGTGGATGCACAATAATTTCCTGATCGATCGCGGCGGCAAGATGTCAAAGTCCACCGGCGAATTTTTGCGGCTGCAACTGCTCGTCGATCGCGGCTACCATCCCCTCGCCTATCGCCTGATGTGCCTGCAGGCGCATTATCGCAGCGAGCTGGAGTTTTCGTGGGAAGGTCTTGGCGCGGCATTTACTCGACTGAAGCGGATGTACAAAACCGTCGAAAAGAGAAAGTCAGAACAATTCGAGCTTACGGGCACGCCGGTTGATGACCCAGCCCTTTTCGAGCCTATTCCCCGTGACAAATGGCACGAAACAGAGATACTGGGGTATCTTCAAGACTTTGACGTCGCCATGTCGGATGACCTGAACACCCCGAAAGCACTTTTGACGCTCGACACTGTCCTGCAGGATCCGTCTATTGATAACGGTCTACGTTGGCACATCGTCGCAACGCTCGATCAAGTCTTGGGACTCGACATCCTTCGACGTTCGCAAAAAAGCCTACGTGTTCGTCCTAAGGCAGCAACTATCACCGTTGAAGAGATCGACATGCTCATCCGCCGCCGCAAGGACGCGCGCGACGCAAAGGACTTTGCCGCCTCGGACAAACTCCGCGACACCCTTACCGCCGCAGGCGTCGAGGTGATGGATGGCGACCCGCTCGGCTGGGACTGGCGGCTGGAGGGATAA